The nucleotide sequence GGTGCCGCGCATCGTGCCCAGCGACTGGGACAGGGTGACCGGCCGGGTGTCGGTGTTCTGTGCCGTTGCCGCCCGCCCGAGTCCGGGGAAGTGCTTGGCGGTGGCGGCCACGCCGGTGCGCTGCTGGGCGGTGATGAACGCCCGCCCCAGGTGCGCGACGGTGGAGGGGTCCGCGCTGTAGGAGCGCTGATACTGGTCGATGAAGTTGCCTGCAGTGGCATAGACGTCGAGAACCGGGGCGAGGTTGACGTTCATGCCGACCGCGGCGAGGGTGCGGCCGGCTCCGGTGCCTGCCGCGGTCGCCGCGGCCACCGGATCGGCGGACTGGCCGATCCGCTTCGCCGACAGCGCGGGCGCCCCCGGTAGCCGCCGGATCAGGCCACCCTCCTGGTCGACCATCAGCAGCAGCGGCACGTGGACCGGGCTTTGCGCCTGGGCTCGTCGTAACTGGGCGATCACATTGCTGATCTGGGCGATGCTGGCGATGTTCTCCCCGAAGAAGATCACCCCGGCGGCCTCACCGGCGCGGATGATCCTCAACAGGCTCGCCGGTGGTGTCAACCCGGGATAGGAGTAGATGATCCGCTGCCCGGCCAGTTGCCGCCTGGTCAGGCCGGCCGACCTGGTCGGCGCCGGCACGGACGGTACCGGCGCGGGGGACGCGCCCGGGGCCGTCGTGGGCGGCGTGATCGACATGGACGGCGATGCCATCCGTCCACCACCCGACCCACCAGACGCGGACCAGGTGGAGCGTGCCGCATCAGGGGCGGGCGGCCCCGGCGTGGGGGTGCGCGAGGACTGGCAGGCGACCATGGCAAGGCCGAGCGTCCCGGCCGCGAGTACGACGCGCACCTTCGCCGCTGGGTACATGGCCACCTCCCCACAGCCCACACCGATCCCGGCGCGCCTGACAGGAACCGGCAACCAGTCGACGGTGACCAGTCCGCGGTGTCCCGATCTCATCCGCCGGCGACGATGAACGGTGCATCCGCTCCCGCGGCGATCGCCAGCGATGCGCCTGCCGGTATGGGTGCCTCCCTGCGTCACCGGACCTCGTGCGGCGGCTCTATCAGCAGTATGTGCGCGACATTCGTCGGTGACTAGTCGCCCACATCATCGCGCGACCGGCCATTGACTAACCTTCCCCCGGCTCCGGACTCTTTGGCGATGACGGCCCTCTGGCCTGCGATGATGGGGGCGAGCGGGCCTGCATCACCTTCCAGAGAAGACCGAAGAGGTCACCGCGCGGACCGCGTCGGTGCAGCTGTCGGCTGTACACCCGCCTCGGACGCGGTACCGGCGGCGCCGCGCGGTGGGCAGGCCGACCTCCAAACGTGGTGCGCCCTGGGATTACGTGGTGCGCGCACATGTCGTCGACCGCGCGCTGCGATCCGTCAGGGTCGCGCGGACTGCGCCGCCCGTTCGTGTCGAGGTGAGCGTGCCGCGATCTCGAGCGCCGGACACTAGATTCACTCCATGTACTCGACCCAGGTATCCCAACTCATCAAGGCACCGCGCTCAGCCGTCTATCGGGCACTGCTGGACCCGGCCGCGGTCGCCAAGTGGCGCGTCCCAACCGGCATGAGCGGGCATGTTCATGAGTTCGACGCGCGCGAGGGTGGCAGGTTGCGCGTCTCGCTCACCTACGAGGCACCGGACAACACCGGCAAGTCGACAGCACACACCGACAGCTACCACGGCAACTTCGTCAAGATTGTGCCCGACCAGCAGGTGGTCGAGGTGATCGAGTTCGAGACCGACGATCCTACGTTGCGTGGCGCGATGACCATGATCACGACGCTCACCGACGTGGACGGTGGCACCGAAGTCGTCGTTGTGCATGACGGAATTCCCGACGCCATCCCGGCCGAAGACAACGAGATGGGTACGCGCATGGCCCTGGCGAACCTCGCCAGCCTCGTTGAACTCGGCTAGGGCCCGTGTCAAAGGCCCAGCCGGCCGGGGCGACGATGTGCCAAGCGCCTGGCCACCGAGGTTGGCGGGCAGGGACAGCTCCAGCTGCCCCGACCAGACGCCGGCAATGGCTCCGGCCACGGATGCACCACCACCATCACCCCGAGACCTACGCCGACTGCTCCGTCGCCGGCAGCCTTCTTGTCGACCAGCCGCTTGTCCCGCCGTGCTAACCAAGAGGCGTAGGCGCTGGCGCTGAACGGATCGGGTACTGCGGCTGGCCTACTTCCCGAAGGGCTGGTGGTACCAGGTGAGAGCAGTGGTGTACGACCGGTACGGGCCCCCGGATGGGTTGCGGATCGAGAACCTCCCCAAGCCTTCCCCTGCTGCCCGACAGGTGCTGGTCAAGGTTGCGGCGACCTCGGTGAATCTGAGCGATTGGGAGACTCTGCAAGGCTCGCCACTGTATTCGCGCATCGGTGGGCTGCGCTCCCCGGCACACCGGACCCTCGGCTCGGACATCGCCGGATGGGTCGACGCGGTGGGTCCCGCCGTCACTCGGTTTCGACCCGGTGACGAGGTGTACGGCGACAACCTCGTGCTCAAGGGCGGTTTCGCCGAGTACGCGATCGCGCCCGAATCGGTCCTGGCCCGCAAGCCCGCCGCCCTGACCTTCGCCGAGGCGTCGGCGATCCCGCAGGCGGGCGTGATCGCCCAGCAGGGCACCGCGGGCGCCGCAGCTGGCAGCCGGGTCCTTATCAACGGCGCCGGCGGGGGATCCGGCGCATTCGCGATCCAGCTAGCCAAACGACTCGGCGCTCAGGTAACCGGCGTCGACAACGCGAGCAAGCTCGACTTCATGTGGTCCGCCGGCGCGGATGAGGTGATCGACTACTGGAGCCGGGACTTCACCCGCAGCGGCCCGTACGATCTCATCCTCGATCTGGTCGCGCACCGATCGGTGTTCGCCTACCGCCGGGCACTGGCCCCCGGCGGCCGCTACCGGTGCGTCGGCGGATCGGTCCCGGCGCTGCTGCGCGTCCTGACGATCGGCGCGGTGGCCGGCCGGCTCACCCACCGCCGGCTCGGCGTGCTCGCCGTCCGGGAAGGCCCGACCCACTTCGAACCGGTGGCCGATCTCTGCGTGGCGGGTGACCTCGTCATCCACATCGACCGGGCCTTCACGCTCGACGAGACGCCCGAGGCGTTGGCCCACGTGGGTAAGGGACGCGCCCTTGGAAAGGTCGTCGTGAACGTCAACTGACCAGCGACCGCAGATTCACCGCGGCCGGTGGAGTCGACGGGCGTTAAGGCGCCGAGCGGGCGCCCGGCGCGGTCGCTGCTCTGCAATGCTCTTGTACCGTGACTTCTTTTCGCCGCTTGGTGACTTCAGGATCACCGCTGGAACCGGAGATCGGCTTCTCACGCGCCGTGCGGATAGGGCGGTACGTATCCGTGGCCGGCACCGCGCCGATCGCGGACGACGGTGCCACGGCCGGTCCGGGAGATGTGTACGCGCAATCCGTGCGTTGCCTGGACATCGCCGAGCAAGCGCTGCGCGAGGCCGGCGCAACGCTGGCAGACGTCATCAGAACCAGGGTCATGCTTGTTGACATCGCCCGTTGGCGAGAGGCGGCGCGCGCACATGGCGAACGGTTCTCTCAGGTGCGACCGGCGTGTACCTTTGTAGAAGTATCGCGTTTCATCAATCCAGAGTGGTTGGTGGAGTTCGAGGTCGACGCCGTCGTCGCAACAACCGACCCGGGAGACTCCGTTACTCACGAAGGACCGTGAGGCGGTCGTGCGGATTGGTGTCTCGAATCGTGTCGCGCCAGCATCCTGATGTGCCGCCTAGCGCTCGTCACGCAAGGTAACCAGTTCACGGTGCACCACTGTCGGGTCGGCGCGCACCATCGCCAGTTCCTCGGCCGACAATCTGCGTCCGATCAACACCATGCCCACGCAGCGGTCCTCTTCCCGTCGGGGGTGTGCCGTTCCGCGCTCACCGTTTTCGTGACGCGGACCGTGCCGCAACCGGCTCTCCGCCGGGGTCCGGCTGTCCTGCTGGGCTTCGTTCTCAGGGTTGCAGAATGCGGAGCGGGCCGGCCGGGACCGGCGGGTGGCCGTCCCGACCGGCCGTCGACTCAGCTCACCTGCTCAGGAGTGGTTGCCAGCCGCCGCGGTAGCGCAGGCCGCCAGGTTGCAGCCGGATCTGGTCGTGCACTGTTCCGGAGACCCGCTCGGTTCGTATCGCCTCGGGCCGGTCCACCACGACGCAGACGTCCTCGCCGGGCCACCACCAGCCGCAGGAGCGAGCCAGATCGGCCCAGGCGTTGAGGTGTTCGGCCTCGTCCGGCCCGTACCGGGCAAGGCCGAGCCGGTGCAGCACGTCGTAGTAGGCGATCCAGGAGGCGTCCTGCTGCCCGTACCAGCACACGGGTACCGGGCCGTCACCCGCGAGCGCCGCACGCACGGGCAGGTAGTACCCGTGTGCGAGGCTGCGGTGCAATGCCGTGCGTACGCCCTGGTGCAGCACGACAGCGAGCGGGACGCCGCTGTCGAGCCCCTGCAGAGGCGCCAGTTCGGGCCATGGCTCCTTGGTCTTGCTCGTACGCACGGGTGACAGCTCGGGATCGCTGTAAGTGACACCCGCACTCAGCGCGCCGCGCAACCGGGAGGCGATCATGGCGATGTCGCTTGCCAGCGGTGGCATCCCGCGCGGCCGCGGATCCCGGATGCACTCGTAGAGCTGATCGAGGGTGGGCCAGCCGGTGATCAGGGGGCGCGCCTTGTCGGGCGAGTCGACCCATTCGAACCGGGGTCGCGGCCGAGACGCTCTGGCGTAAATGGCGGTCAGGACGCGCTCGGCGGTCGACTTGTCGGCCGGCTGCGTGGACAGGGCGTGGTCGAGCCATTCCTGGCGGATCGGGATGGCCTGCTGCCACAGGTCGTGAGGCTTGCCGCTGCGACCGGCCTGGGAAGATGTCGCGGCGTCGTTGCGCCGCGCGGGGGCGCTCATCGCGCCAGGGCGTCGCCGCCCTTCCGGTACGAGATCATGGAACGACTATGGCCCTCACCGCGGCACCGGCGCAAGGCAGTTCTCCAGCTGCAGCGCCTCACTAGCGGCGTGACAGGACGCCGAGGCGCTGGTCACTGGTCGTCGACCGATCCCGATCGCTTTCGAGAGCAAGCGGGCGAGAACCACGTCCCGCTGACCGACCCCGGACATCACCGACAGCACAGAGGTGGCCCGGCTCCGGCGGGATCCTGACGCGGGCTCCTACGGCCCGGTTTGGCGCGCGCCGCGGTAGGGAAGGTTCGCGGTCACTTCGATGAAGGAGGCTGTATGGAGACGTCCGCTAGCGTCGGGCGCAGTTACCGACAGTCGACACGCCTATGCGGGGCTGCGCCCGTTGCAGCGCCGACCGCGAGGGGGCGAGCCTGATGGCTCGCGTCGGTCGCTACGGAATCCCAGGGTTCGTGTGGTTCCTGATCTGGCTCGTCGTCTGCATCTTGATCGTCATCCTGTTGGCAATGGTCATTCACCACTTCGGAGGCGCCTCGCTCTCGCTCAAGCTCGGCCACTTCTACCTGAACATCGGGGTCACCTGACCTGCCGCGTCGTCGACACTTCGGCGCCGGTATTGCACAAGCCGGGTTGGCCGTCACCGCCGGTGACGGCCAACACCGCTTGGAAGCGAGCATGGGTTGGCAAAGAAGTGTTGGCCAAGATATGTTGGCTACATGTCGTCCGGTCAGAAGAAGCAACTCACCGATCCGCAGGCGCTGCGGGCGCTCGCCCATCCCATCCGGCTCAAGCTTCTCGAACTGCTCACTGTCGACGGTCCGGCCTCCGGGCGACAGCTGGCCGACCGGACCGGCGAGTCCACGGCATCCATCAGCTATCACATCGGCCAGCTGGCCAAGTGGGACCTTGTCGAGCCCGCACCCGAACTGGCTGAGGGACGCGAACGGCCATGGCGAGCAACCAGCCGAGGGATCACCTGGTCAGCGACCGGTGACGGCTCGCCGGAGTTCGTCGCCGCCTCCCGGGCGCTGCGAGAGCAGTTCATCGCCCAGCGGCTCGCCGCCCTCGACGCCTACCAACGCCACCAGGCGGACTTCGACACCGCCTGGCAGGAAGCGGCCTGGGTCGGCGAAGACATCGGCTACCTCGACCCCGACGAGCTGGTCGAAGTAACTGAGCGCATCAAAGCCCTCATCGGCGAGTACACCGCCACCACACGGCCTCGCACGGCGAACGCCCGCCGCGTCGCCTTCTTCGGCTACGCCGTCCCCACGCCCGACGGTCCGAGCTGATGCTGCGCACACCAGGACTGCTCGCCCTGTTCGTCGCGAAGTTGTTGTCCACCTTCGGCTCCTGGCTCACCCTCCTGGCGCTGCCGTGGTTCGTTCTGGTGACCACCGGTTCGCCGGTGAAGATGAGCGCGGTCCTGGCCGCAGAGTTTCTTGGGGTCGTGACCCTGGGCCTGCCCAGCGGCAGGGTCGTGGCCCGGCTGGGCGTGCGGCGCACCATGCTGATCTGCGACGCGGCGCGCGTACCGTTGATGGCGCTGATTCCGCTGCTGCATCAGGCGGGATGGCTGAGCCTGCCGGCCCTGCTGGTGGTCTCGTTCAGTCTCGGTGTGTTCACTGCCCCTTATGTCTCCTCGCAGCGGCTGATCCTGGCCGACCTCCTCGGCCCGACGCGGGGCACCGACGAGAAACTTCTCGCCCGGGCCAACAGCCTGATCGACGGTGCGACCCGGGTCGCGGCCCTCGCCGGACCCGCCCTGGGCGGCCTACTCATCGCCCTGCTCGGGCCGGCCCAGGTCCTCTGGATCGACGCCGGCACCTACCTCATCTCCTACCTCATCCTGGCCTTCTTCGTCCGGCCGCCCGCTCCTGTCGTGGCCGATACGAACAGGGCGTCTCCTCGTGCGAGCGACGAGCGGGCTGCCACGTTCGCGGGCCTACGCCACGCGCTGCGCCATCGAGCACTTCGGCTCTTCGTGCTCGCCCTGACGTTGGTGACCACCTCGGTCCCCGCCGTGTTCATCTGCCTGCAAGTGCTGGTCATGGATGAGCTGGGAGGCGATCCTCGAACGCTGGGCCTACTCACCGGGGCAAACGGCGCCGGCCTCGCCATCGGCAGCCTGGTGGCCGTCGCTGGCCTCGGGCGGATGAACAACACCGCCCTCACCGGAGCCGCCATGCTGCAGTGCGCCCCGCTGTGGCTGCTACTCGTCGATCACGCCCTCGCGGTGGCCGGCGGACTGTTTCTGGTCGGACTGGCCACGCCGTTGCTAGCCGCAACTGTCAACACCCGCGTCACCCTACGCACCCCGGCACCTATCCGACCTCACGTGATGACCGCAGTGACAACCACCGAAAACCTGGCCGCATTCGTCGGATACACCGCCGCCGGACCGGCGTTGCAACTCAGCGGGCTGCGCACCGTCCTCGCCGTCATCGCAACCCTGGCCGCCCTCGGCGCGATCACCTTCGCCATGGCCCTACGCGCCGACGACTCGCCACCGGCCTTGCCGAATCAGCGCCCCCGGGAGCCCAGACGACACCGTCGCACCCCGGCGATCCACGAACCCGCGACCGGGACGGAACGCAATCCATGACCCGGCACGACGCCCGCACCTGCGAGGGTAGTGGTTCGCGTCGCCGCAGGTCCCTTGCCGTAACGGCGTATGCCCGTCAATCGATCGGTGTCACGGCCGTGCCGTGAGGAATCGCGTGATTGCCGCAGCGACGGCCTGGTGGTCCTCGAGCATCGGTAGGTGCCCCGTGTTCAGGTCGTTCTGCCAGGTGGCGTCTAGTCGCTGGGCGCATCGCTGTTGCAGCGTCATCGGCAGCTGATGGTCGTCGGTGGTCCGCAGGTAACCGCGCCACCCGCTCCACGAGCGGTGCGCGGTCCGGTCTCGGTAGAGGGCGGGGGACTCGGGGGTGAAGTCGGCGATGATGCGGTTCGCGACCTCTTCGTTCAGTCCGCGGGTGAGGCCACGTCTGATCGCCGAGTCCGGCGGCCGGGTCCCGGCGATTCGCATCGCGGCACTGAGCGCCCACCGGTTCGGCGCCGGCATCGCCGAGATGAACGATCCTCCCGGCTGCGGGATCACGGCACTGATCGCCAGGAAGGCGCTGACGCGTTCGGGCGCGAGCCGGGCAACTTCGGCGCCGATCACACCGCCGGCCGAGTGAGCGACGATCACGTAGCCGCCCGGCGGTGCGGAGTCGATGACCGCCTGGGCGTAGTCGCGCAACCGGGCTCGGCCGCTCTGCGGTCGGGAGGCGACACAGGTCTGCTGTCCTTCGCCGAGGTCGCGGCGGACGTCATCCCAGATCCAGGCGGGAAGCCCGGCGCCGCTGAGGAACATGATCGGATCGCGTGACGTGCTCATGACACCATCGTCACCCCCACCGATGTCACCGGCATGTCACTATTTATTGGATGAACCGCACCGACCGTCTCTACGCCCTACGTGAGGAACTACGGCGCGCCGGGCCTGCCGGGCGCACGGCGGAGCGACTCGCCGAGGTCTTCGAGGTCAGCGTCCGCACGATCAAACGAGACATTTCGGCCCTGCAACACGGCGGCTTCCCGGTCTGGGCTCGACCCGGCCCCGGGGGTGGCTACGTCGTTGACGCCGCCGCGACCCTCCCACCGGTGAACTTCACCGACGCCGAGGTCTCCGGCCTCGCCGCCGCCGTGGCCGCCCACCGCGGACAGCCCTTCGACAGCCACGCCCGCGCCGCCCTCGTCAAGGTACTCAGCGTGATGGACACCCGCGCACGAGAAAACGCCACCGCGTTGAACGGTCGTGTCTGGATCGATCACACCGACACACCCGGCGACGCCCGGACTCGACGCGCGATCGAGCAGGCACTCCACGCACAACGCGTCCTCGTCGTGGACTACCGCGACCGGCATGGCACGCCCACCACCCGGCAACTCGATCCCGTACTCCTGGCCCGCACCCGTGGAAACTGGTACCTCATCGCGCACTGTCGCACCCGTCAAGCGATCCGCTGGCTCCGCCTCGACCGCGTCAGCGCCGCCCACCTCACCACCCAGCCCGCCGCTCATATCCCCATCGAAGCCATTGGCACACCGCCCACCACCGCCGAAGCCATCGCCGACCTGTGACGCCACCCGCCATCGCCGACCGGCGGCCGTGGCCGTCGCCGAAACCCATTGGCCCGAGCCGTCCGGCTGTTCATCGCCGAGGACCTGGACCTAGTGACCGGCCAGGTCGGCTACGTCACCGGCGGCCCGCACGGCTGACCGCGCACGCTGCTCAGGACGCACGGCCCGCTCCGGCCGGCGCCGGGTGGCGATGGCGTAGCCCGTGGTGGTGACGCCCAGTGCCACTCCCCAGCAAAGGAACACCAGCAGGGTGCCGGTCACCGCCCACCCCTCACGCACCTGCGACCAGTGCGTCTCGCCGCGGAGAACCTGCCGCACGAGCACGGCGACGCTCAGGATGCCGTAGGTGACCAGCGCGAGCGCCACCACCCCGGCGGGGACCACCGCCAACAGCGGGGGAACCCGTCTGTCGCGCAGCCCCGGCAGCCAGTGCGGGAACCGCTGCCCCCAGCGCTGCACCAACCCGAGTACGAGCAGGCCGGCCAGCGGCGGGACGAGGGTGATCGCCACGCCCGTCCCCGTCGAAAGGCTCCGGTGGATGTCGTCCAGCTCCCGCTGCGGGATCCCGAACGGAACGCCAAGCGCCCACAGCCCGTGCGGCACCGCCCAGCCGGCCACCGGCAGGGCCACCGTCACGTACGCCCAGCGGCGGGTCCACCGCGGCACCGGCTGGTAGCCGGCCGCCTGCGCACCGCGCCGCGGAGCGCAGGCGTTCGTGAGCCCGGCGAACAGCAGACCGCCGGTCGCCAGCACGAGGCGCGCGCCGAGATCGCGCCAGTCCGAGGGGCGTCCCACCAACGCCGCAGGGATCTCGAAGAGCAGATGCAGCGGGAAGGACAGGACCAGGAGCAGCGCCGCGGCCGCCCCACCACCGGCGACCGAGTAGCGGCCGGGGAACCGGACCAGCCACACGACCAGCACCGCGAGGACGGCGCCCACTCCCACCGCTCCCCACCCCGCCCGCAACGGCAGCGTCTCGACCAGATCCGCGCCGCACCCGCCGGTCGGGTCGACCAGATGGGTGCGGTCGCAGGCCGTGTACCCCCACCGGCCCCCCGAGATCCAGTACGCCCGCACGGTCACCTCGACGACGACGAACACGACGCAGGCCACCGCCCACCGCCGGACCCGAGCAGCGGCAGCCGAACGGGAGGAACGAGCCGAAAGACCGGACCTGCCGACCGCCTGCGGAGCGGCGCGGCGACGTGCGGGACCGGTTGCCACGCCGTCCGGGACCTGGACCCGCTGGGGCCGTTGCCGCCACGTCATCGCGTGACCCTCTCGGCCACGGCCGGTGTGCGCAGCCCGGGACGGACCGGACAAGGCTTGTTGCTCATGAGGCCATGCTCCGTGCCGACCCGCGGGGCTGTCCTCCCACCGCGGCGGGACCCCGTTCCCTCCACCGGGGGAGTGCACACTGTTAGGAGGTGCAGTCCGGTGCGAGCGAGCAGATCGCCGCGGACATGGTCATGCCCGGGCCGACGTGGCCGGTGCCGCCCAGCCGGCCGAGACCTACCTGCGCCGCGCCGCCCAGGTGGAGCCGGGTTCGGGCACCAGGAAGATCCGGTTACGGCGATGTCGAGGGCTTGGCCTTCTGCGGATGGATGGTCTCGTGGCGGGCCAGCATGGCGACGAACTCGGCGATCTTCCGCTGGCGGGTCTCTGCTCGTTTGACGGCGTTGACGCGGTGGATGAGAGAGAACCGGTTGGTCTTGGTGAGGACGTCGAACATGGCCTGGGCGTCGGGGTCGGCGGCGATGGCGGCCAGCAGGTCGTCCGGCACCTCGGCTTCCGACGGCGGGGCGTAGGCGGCCGCCCACCGCCCGTCCGCCTTCGCGGCTTCCACCGCGGCGCGACCCGGCGGCAGCATCCGGCCCTCCGCCTCCAGGCGGGCCACGTGGGCGACGTTGCGCTGCGACCAGGAACTGCGGGCCCGGCGCGGGGTGAACCGGATCCAGGAGGTCTCCTGGTCTCCTCTCCGGGCCTGACCGTCGATCCAGCCGAAACACAGGGCCTCGTCGACCGCCTGCTGCCAGGTCAGCGTCGTGACCGTGCCGCCCTTCTTGGTCAGGGCCAGCCAGACACCGGGCGACGTGTCGTGGTTGGCCGACAACCACGCCCGCAGCGCGTCGGCATCCGCGACGATCAACTCATCCAGTTCGGCGCTCCCCATGACGGCAGGCTACCGCCCGGCCGTTGCCGTGGCCTCCGCCTGTCGCGCACAGCGTCGACCCTCGGCCGGACCGGCTGGTGAACACCGTCAGCACAGCGGGGGAGTGTCGTGCTTCGGCCGGGGACCGACGGCGGGCGTGGCTACCGGAATGCGGGCCAGTGCTCCGGCCTTCAGGCCGGGGGTGAGGGCCCGCGCTGGGAGGGCCGCTGGGCCCGAGCAGTGCCTTGACCGGGACGGTTCTGCTGCTCGATGTACTGCTTCACGACGCTCAGCGGTGCCCCGCCGACGGACCCGGCGAAGTACGAGCCCGACCACAGCTTGTTGGCCCGGTAGTAATGATGCACGAGGTCGGGGAACTCCTGCCGCAGCCGCCGTGAGGAGACGCCCTTGAGGCTGTTGACCAGCCGGGCCACCGCGACTTTGGGTGGGAAGTTGACCAGCAGGTGCACGTGGTTGTTCTCGCCGTTGAACTCGACCAGCTCCGCCTCGAAGTCGGTGCACACGTCCCGCATGATCGCCTCCATCCGGGTCAGATGCCGGTCGGCGAACACCTTGTGCCGGAACTTCGTCACGAAAACCAAGTGGACGTGCATTGCGAAAACGCAGTGCCTGCCAGTGCGAATGCCTTGAGATTCGGCCATAGCCCAACATGATACCGTGTGCCTTTGTGCAGCTCCGTTACCAGTTCCGCGTGTATCCGACGCCCGGCCAGCAGATCGAGCTGGCTCGGGCGTTCGGGTGCGCGCGGGTGGTGTTCAACGACGGGCTGCGTGCACGGCAGGAAGCCCGCGAGCAAGGCTTGCCGTACGTCTCGGACGCCGAGCTGTCCAAGCGGGTCATCACGCAGGCCAAGGCGACCCCGGAACGGGCGTGGCTGGGCGAGGTGTCGGCCGTGGTGTTGCAGCAGGCTCTCGCGGACCTGAACACCGCGTACCGCAACTTCTTCGCCTCGATCACTGGCAAGCGCAAGGGCCGCAAGATGGCCCCGCCCCGGTTCCGGTCCCGCAAGGACAACCGGCAGGCCATCCGGTTCACGAAAAACTCCCGGTTCAAGGTGCTCGACAACGGCCGCCTGCGGCTGCCGAAGATCGGCGACGTGACGGTGCGCTGGTCCCGGTCGCTGCCCTCGGACCCGTCCAGCGTGACGATCATCCGGGACGCGGCCGGGCGACACTTCGCCTCGTTCGTCGTCCAGACCGGGGACGAGCTGCTGCCCGAGCTGGACTCGGAGGTCGGGATCGACCTGGGCCTGACGCACTTCGCGGTCCTCTCGGATGGCACGAAGGTGGCCGCTCCGAAGTTCCTGCGCCGCGCGGCCCGCAAACTCAAGCGGCTGCAACAGGACTTGTCCCGCAAGCAGCGGGGCAGCAGCAACCGCAAGAAGGCCGTCGTGAAGGTCGCCAGGGCACACGTCCGCGTGGCCGACACCCGGCGCGACTGGCAGCACAAACTGTCCACGGCGATCATCCGCGAGAACCAAGCGGTGTACGTCGAGGATCTGTGCGTCGCCGGTCTCGCCCGGACCCGGCTGGCCAAAAGCGTCCACGACGCCGGGTGGGCCAGCTTCACCGCCATGCTGGAGTACAAAGCGGCCCGGCACGGGCGCACCTTCGGGCGGGTGAACCGATTTTTCCCGTCGACCCGCATGTGCTCCCAGTGTGGCCGAATCAACGACAAGATGGCACTCAACGTCCGAGCGTGGGACTGCCCCTGCGGAGCAGCCCACGACCGAGACGCCAACGCCGCCATCAACGTGCTCGCCGCCGGACAGGCGGAGAGTCGAAACGACCGTGGAGCGCAGGTAAGACCGGGTCTCCTCCCGGCACCGCGTGGCGAAGCGGTAACCCACCCGGATGCCGCGCGGTCCACGCGCAGCATGGAGGGAATCTCCGCCCTTTAGGGCGGAGAGGATGTCAAGATCAGCCGGTCGCCGGGGGTCACCGGCACGAGGGAGGCCACGTTGAGCCCGAGCACCGCGCCGCGGACGGTGGGAGACGCGCGGCGCGCCGGCCGGGACTGGCGACGCCAGGTGCCGCGGGCCTTCGCGACGCTTCTCTGGGTGGTCGCGGTGGTCTGCGCGCTGGCCGCGCTGAGCAGCGCCGTCCGCTCCGACATCCAGCCGGTCCGCACCGCCATCGACGCCCTGCTGCTGCCCGCCCCGGCGAACCTGGCGTACGCGGTCTTCCTCGGCACCCTCGCCTCGGCGGTGCTGCGCCGCAAGCGGCTGGCGTACTGGGTGCTGCTCGTCTACTTCACCCTCACCCTGGCCGTCGGCGTGCTGGCCGGCGTGCTGCTGCTGGTGATCGGCAGCAACGACCTCACCGACGACGCCGGCGAGCGGCTGTTCACCTCGCTGGAGACGGTCGGGGTCTGGGTCGGCATCGCCTTCGCCGCCGGGGCGCTGGCCCTGCTGCTGGCCGCCCGCCGGGAGTTCTACGCCCGGGTGCGCAGCGGCAGCCTCTGGCGGGCCCTCGGGGTCTTCCTCGGGCTGGCCGCGGCCGCGGTCGGGCTCGGCTACCTGCTGCTCCTCGTCGAGC is from Micromonospora terminaliae and encodes:
- a CDS encoding alpha/beta fold hydrolase, whose product is MSTSRDPIMFLSGAGLPAWIWDDVRRDLGEGQQTCVASRPQSGRARLRDYAQAVIDSAPPGGYVIVAHSAGGVIGAEVARLAPERVSAFLAISAVIPQPGGSFISAMPAPNRWALSAAMRIAGTRPPDSAIRRGLTRGLNEEVANRIIADFTPESPALYRDRTAHRSWSGWRGYLRTTDDHQLPMTLQQRCAQRLDATWQNDLNTGHLPMLEDHQAVAAAITRFLTARP
- a CDS encoding helix-turn-helix transcriptional regulator, with translation MNRTDRLYALREELRRAGPAGRTAERLAEVFEVSVRTIKRDISALQHGGFPVWARPGPGGGYVVDAAATLPPVNFTDAEVSGLAAAVAAHRGQPFDSHARAALVKVLSVMDTRARENATALNGRVWIDHTDTPGDARTRRAIEQALHAQRVLVVDYRDRHGTPTTRQLDPVLLARTRGNWYLIAHCRTRQAIRWLRLDRVSAAHLTTQPAAHIPIEAIGTPPTTAEAIADL
- a CDS encoding YdeI/OmpD-associated family protein, producing the protein MGSAELDELIVADADALRAWLSANHDTSPGVWLALTKKGGTVTTLTWQQAVDEALCFGWIDGQARRGDQETSWIRFTPRRARSSWSQRNVAHVARLEAEGRMLPPGRAAVEAAKADGRWAAAYAPPSEAEVPDDLLAAIAADPDAQAMFDVLTKTNRFSLIHRVNAVKRAETRQRKIAEFVAMLARHETIHPQKAKPSTSP
- the tnpA gene encoding IS200/IS605 family transposase — protein: MAESQGIRTGRHCVFAMHVHLVFVTKFRHKVFADRHLTRMEAIMRDVCTDFEAELVEFNGENNHVHLLVNFPPKVAVARLVNSLKGVSSRRLRQEFPDLVHHYYRANKLWSGSYFAGSVGGAPLSVVKQYIEQQNRPGQGTARAQRPSQRGPSPPA
- a CDS encoding RNA-guided endonuclease InsQ/TnpB family protein, producing MQLRYQFRVYPTPGQQIELARAFGCARVVFNDGLRARQEAREQGLPYVSDAELSKRVITQAKATPERAWLGEVSAVVLQQALADLNTAYRNFFASITGKRKGRKMAPPRFRSRKDNRQAIRFTKNSRFKVLDNGRLRLPKIGDVTVRWSRSLPSDPSSVTIIRDAAGRHFASFVVQTGDELLPELDSEVGIDLGLTHFAVLSDGTKVAAPKFLRRAARKLKRLQQDLSRKQRGSSNRKKAVVKVARAHVRVADTRRDWQHKLSTAIIRENQAVYVEDLCVAGLARTRLAKSVHDAGWASFTAMLEYKAARHGRTFGRVNRFFPSTRMCSQCGRINDKMALNVRAWDCPCGAAHDRDANAAINVLAAGQAESRNDRGAQVRPGLLPAPRGEAVTHPDAARSTRSMEGISAL